The Deinococcus sp. AJ005 genome includes a window with the following:
- a CDS encoding acyl-CoA dehydrogenase family protein, whose product MIDEFAVHELLTPDERLVRESVRAYCDAELLPHIAAWWDDGDLPVKDVMRGFGQMGLLGPTTPEEYGGAGLSYSGYGAMMYELERVDSGLRSAASVQGSLVMYPILTFGSDEQKQKWLPGLASGELIGCFGLTEPDGGSDPGAMRTRARLDGGEYVLNGNKMWITNSPEADVAVVWAKDDEGVIRGFIVPTDSPGFHAPTIKRKMSLRASVTGEIVLEDCRIPAGNLLPGSKGLKSPLSCLTSARFGIAWGAMGALEAVLQTALDYTSDRTTFGKPIASRQLVQDKLVRMATDHSTGMLLAWRLGTLKDAGRMNFAQVSYAKRNNVRVALQGARLAREMLGGNGITTEYPVIRHMLNLETVDTYEGTHDIHTLIVGRHLTGQGALE is encoded by the coding sequence ATGATCGATGAATTTGCTGTCCATGAACTGCTGACCCCCGACGAACGACTGGTGCGCGAGAGCGTGCGCGCCTACTGCGACGCCGAACTGCTGCCCCACATTGCCGCATGGTGGGACGACGGCGACCTGCCCGTGAAAGACGTGATGCGCGGCTTTGGCCAGATGGGCCTGCTGGGGCCGACCACACCCGAGGAGTACGGCGGCGCGGGCCTGAGCTACAGCGGCTACGGCGCGATGATGTACGAGTTGGAGCGGGTCGACAGCGGCCTGCGCAGCGCGGCCAGCGTGCAGGGCAGCTTGGTCATGTACCCGATCCTGACCTTCGGCAGCGACGAGCAAAAGCAGAAATGGCTACCGGGGCTGGCCTCGGGCGAGCTGATCGGCTGCTTTGGGCTGACCGAACCCGACGGCGGCTCGGACCCCGGCGCGATGCGGACGCGGGCACGCCTGGACGGGGGCGAGTACGTCCTGAACGGCAACAAGATGTGGATCACCAACAGCCCAGAGGCCGACGTGGCCGTGGTGTGGGCCAAGGACGACGAGGGCGTGATTCGGGGCTTTATCGTTCCCACCGACAGCCCTGGCTTTCACGCCCCGACCATCAAGCGCAAGATGAGTCTGCGCGCCAGCGTGACGGGCGAGATCGTGCTGGAGGACTGCCGTATTCCGGCGGGGAACCTTTTGCCCGGCAGCAAGGGCCTCAAGAGCCCGCTGTCCTGCCTGACCAGCGCCCGCTTCGGCATTGCCTGGGGCGCGATGGGCGCGCTGGAAGCGGTGTTACAGACCGCACTGGATTACACGTCGGACCGCACCACCTTCGGCAAACCCATTGCTTCAAGACAACTGGTGCAGGACAAACTGGTCCGCATGGCCACCGACCACAGCACCGGAATGCTGCTGGCGTGGCGGCTGGGGACCCTCAAGGACGCCGGGCGGATGAACTTCGCGCAGGTCAGCTACGCCAAGCGCAACAACGTGCGGGTGGCGCTCCAGGGTGCGCGGCTGGCCCGCGAGATGCTGGGCGGCAACGGCATCACCACTGAGTACCCAGTGATCCGCCACATGCTCAATCTGGAAACCGTCGACACCTACGAGGGCACGCACGACATCCACACCCTGATCGTGGGGCGGCACCTGACCGGACAGGGCGCGCTGGAATAA
- a CDS encoding ABC transporter permease, whose translation MVLFLVLPVLALLLRGLNAQFFPTLLGPVVLDALRISLLTTACTMVLTVLLGTPVAWLLARYDFPGKTALDTLLDLPIVLPPVVAGVGLLLAFGRNGLLGAPLELAGISVAFSFAAVVMAQLFVAAPFYLRTAKAGFMAVDRDVEDAARTDGADRWTVFQYITWPLASAFLLEGLVLTWARALGEFGATILFAGSLQGKTRTITLAIYSALESDLAPALVLSAVMVLLAFTVLAVVRRLGSAHTPR comes from the coding sequence CTGGTGCTGTTTCTGGTGCTGCCGGTGCTGGCGCTGCTGCTGCGCGGCCTGAACGCCCAGTTCTTTCCCACGCTGCTGGGGCCAGTGGTGCTGGACGCCCTGCGGATCAGCCTGCTGACCACCGCCTGCACGATGGTCCTGACCGTGCTGCTGGGCACTCCGGTGGCGTGGCTGCTGGCCCGCTACGATTTTCCTGGCAAGACCGCGCTGGACACGTTGCTGGACCTGCCCATCGTGCTGCCGCCGGTGGTGGCGGGGGTGGGCCTGCTGCTGGCCTTCGGGCGCAACGGCCTGCTGGGTGCGCCGCTGGAACTGGCGGGCATCAGCGTGGCCTTCTCGTTCGCGGCGGTGGTCATGGCGCAACTGTTCGTGGCTGCCCCCTTTTACCTGCGGACCGCCAAGGCCGGCTTCATGGCGGTGGACCGCGACGTGGAAGACGCCGCCCGCACCGATGGCGCAGACCGCTGGACGGTCTTCCAGTACATCACCTGGCCGCTGGCCTCCGCGTTCCTGCTGGAAGGACTGGTGCTGACCTGGGCGCGGGCGCTGGGCGAATTCGGGGCCACCATCCTGTTTGCTGGGTCACTCCAGGGCAAGACGCGGACCATTACCCTGGCCATCTATTCCGCGCTGGAATCCGATCTCGCCCCGGCGCTGGTGCTGTCGGCGGTGATGGTGCTGCTGGCCTTCACGGTGCTGGCGGTGGTGCGGAGGCTGGGCAGCGCCCATACCCCGCGCTAA